In Microbacterium laevaniformans, a single window of DNA contains:
- a CDS encoding uroporphyrinogen-III synthase, whose product MIPDPHAAQPLKGWRVLVPRGGPWGDSVAATLRAQGAVPVIAPLINFAPSTDQATLEQALADLAAGAFDWVTLTSATTVDVLYAYRAVIPASTRVAAVGETTAAALAAVGYRVDLVPDEDNSAAGMASQLIELEPAPRRILTLRSEIAKPVLTRRLTEAGHGVRSVVAYRTVGVPVTERIAHDVASGRINAILVTSGSVAEQVRLQFPEIPDATVIAAIGPRTAKDARKVGLGVSAVAREQTVEGLITAVSNFPLPHAKDEFHL is encoded by the coding sequence ATGATTCCTGATCCGCACGCCGCCCAGCCCCTCAAGGGGTGGCGTGTGCTCGTTCCGCGCGGGGGGCCCTGGGGCGACTCCGTGGCGGCGACGCTGCGGGCGCAGGGTGCTGTGCCGGTCATCGCTCCCCTCATCAACTTCGCGCCCTCGACCGATCAGGCAACGCTCGAGCAGGCGCTCGCCGATCTCGCCGCCGGGGCTTTCGACTGGGTGACCCTCACCAGCGCCACCACGGTCGACGTCCTCTACGCCTACCGCGCCGTCATCCCCGCCTCCACTCGCGTCGCCGCGGTGGGCGAGACGACGGCCGCGGCGCTCGCCGCGGTTGGCTATCGCGTCGACCTCGTCCCCGACGAGGACAACTCGGCGGCCGGGATGGCCTCGCAGCTGATCGAGCTCGAGCCCGCGCCGCGGCGCATCCTTACGCTGCGCAGCGAGATCGCCAAGCCGGTACTCACGCGCCGCCTCACCGAGGCGGGGCACGGCGTGCGCAGCGTCGTCGCCTACCGCACGGTGGGTGTGCCGGTCACCGAGCGGATCGCCCACGACGTCGCGAGTGGCCGTATCAACGCGATCCTCGTCACCAGCGGCTCGGTCGCCGAACAGGTACGGCTGCAGTTCCCGGAGATCCCCGACGCCACCGTGATCGCCGCCATCGGACCGCGCACCGCGAAGGACGCCCGCAAGGTGGGTCTCGGCGTGAGCGCGGTGGCGCGGGAGCAGACCGTCGAGGGGCTCATCACCGCGGTGTCGAACTTCCCCTTGCCGCACGCCAAGGACGAGTTCCACCTCTGA
- a CDS encoding phage holin family protein, with the protein MATPRGFRDRADDSLLTLVGEVPELVRNLVVAEIDSAKTWAKKAGKDAGMGGVWFIVALFFLFWSLPALAAFAIIGLSSWMPAWLASLIVVVIALVGAAVFAWLGLLRFKHLSRSTNPVDAVKVDARIVKDVADEF; encoded by the coding sequence ATGGCGACGCCTCGGGGATTCCGCGACCGCGCCGATGACAGCCTGCTGACTCTCGTCGGCGAGGTGCCGGAGCTCGTCCGCAACCTGGTGGTCGCCGAGATCGACTCGGCCAAGACGTGGGCCAAGAAGGCGGGCAAGGATGCCGGCATGGGCGGCGTCTGGTTCATCGTCGCTCTGTTCTTCCTCTTCTGGTCGCTGCCGGCGCTGGCCGCTTTCGCCATCATCGGCCTGTCGTCGTGGATGCCGGCCTGGCTTGCCAGCCTCATCGTCGTCGTCATCGCGCTCGTCGGAGCCGCCGTGTTCGCGTGGCTGGGGCTCCTGCGTTTCAAGCATCTGAGTCGTTCGACCAACCCCGTCGACGCCGTGAAGGTCGACGCGCGCATCGTGAAGGACGTGGCCGATGAGTTCTGA
- a CDS encoding protoporphyrinogen/coproporphyrinogen oxidase, with protein MSDKPAADLADRARTTRVVVIGGGIAGLVAAWECARIGMPVTLIEQQPRLGGRIETDELDGVTVDLAPEAFSLSAPALAGLLDELGLRAEVEPAREGSVAVALATPGGPRVVTLPPNRAGIPANVWAEPVRALVGGRGVWRAYLDRLRPPLTIGRERSLGALVRSRMGARLRDRLVAPLTLGTWGVDPDQIDVDLAVPGLSAALTRAGSLAGAVGQLLPDDAATTGPRRARLRGGLTQLVTALTERLLLLDADLRVNHRARGLTRTPDGWLVHLDPADPRDEAELSSAQESAEPLPADIVVLAAGAATSAALLREHGIVLEAAPLPVRDVVTLVMDAGTAASDGPATIYPVPGAMAAASVIDVGSAWAGVRAHAGPGRRVLRLTFDAAPADDATDLIARAAADAAQLWPGIGGVRAAAQRRATLAPPASVLGHAQRTAATRAAIGRRHGLIAVGEDLAGGGVSAIVADTLAEVERVRHDVLWTRS; from the coding sequence GTGTCCGACAAGCCTGCCGCCGACCTCGCCGACCGTGCCCGCACCACCCGGGTCGTGGTGATCGGTGGGGGGATCGCAGGTCTGGTCGCCGCGTGGGAGTGCGCTCGCATCGGCATGCCCGTCACGCTCATCGAACAGCAGCCCCGGCTCGGCGGCCGGATCGAGACGGACGAGCTGGACGGCGTCACCGTCGATCTGGCCCCCGAAGCGTTCTCGCTCTCGGCGCCCGCGCTCGCCGGCCTCCTCGACGAGCTGGGACTGCGCGCCGAGGTGGAGCCGGCGCGCGAGGGCTCGGTCGCAGTGGCGCTCGCCACCCCCGGTGGCCCACGCGTGGTCACGCTGCCACCGAATCGGGCCGGCATCCCGGCCAACGTGTGGGCCGAACCGGTGCGCGCCCTCGTGGGCGGTCGGGGGGTGTGGCGGGCCTACCTCGATCGGTTGCGGCCTCCGTTGACCATCGGTCGTGAGCGCAGCCTGGGTGCGCTCGTGCGCTCACGCATGGGCGCGCGCCTGCGTGATCGCCTCGTCGCCCCCCTCACTCTCGGCACCTGGGGTGTCGATCCCGACCAGATCGATGTGGACCTCGCCGTTCCCGGCCTCAGCGCCGCGCTGACCCGCGCGGGCTCGCTCGCCGGCGCGGTCGGCCAACTGCTGCCCGACGACGCCGCGACGACAGGTCCGCGCCGGGCGCGGTTGCGAGGCGGGCTGACACAGCTGGTCACGGCGCTCACCGAGCGACTGCTGCTGCTCGACGCCGACCTGCGGGTGAACCACCGCGCACGGGGCCTGACGCGAACGCCGGACGGCTGGCTGGTCCATCTCGACCCCGCGGACCCGCGGGACGAGGCCGAGCTTTCCTCCGCGCAAGAGTCCGCGGAGCCGCTGCCCGCGGATATCGTCGTGCTGGCCGCCGGGGCGGCGACCTCCGCCGCCCTCCTGCGTGAGCACGGCATCGTCCTCGAGGCTGCGCCCCTGCCCGTGCGCGACGTCGTGACCCTCGTGATGGATGCCGGGACCGCCGCCTCCGACGGTCCCGCGACGATCTATCCCGTGCCGGGAGCGATGGCGGCGGCATCCGTCATCGACGTCGGCTCCGCGTGGGCGGGTGTGCGTGCCCACGCCGGGCCCGGTCGGCGGGTGCTTCGGCTGACCTTCGATGCGGCACCGGCGGACGATGCCACCGACCTCATCGCACGCGCCGCCGCCGACGCTGCGCAGTTGTGGCCCGGAATCGGAGGCGTTCGCGCGGCTGCGCAACGGCGTGCGACGCTCGCACCGCCGGCGTCCGTCCTCGGTCACGCCCAGCGCACCGCGGCGACCCGTGCGGCGATCGGTCGTCGGCACGGTCTCATCGCGGTCGGCGAGGACCTCGCCGGCGGGGGCGTATCCGCCATCGTCGCCGACACTCTCGCCGAGGTGGAACGCGTCCGCCACGACGTGCTGTGGACGCGCTCCTAG
- a CDS encoding ATP-binding protein encodes MRLTYFGGPAWDAGPLPARGRGQESLLFRLAVDAGAAVSVRALADDLWPVDAPDDPRAAVQSLVSRLRRALGSATIEAVSGGYRLTLGREEIDLTRFQDLVAAARREDDPERAAALARNALDLWTADPWVPDDFDWARRDLLEDRAHAQRIAGPHGAPTVGAVDDTRIPAALTPLIGRADEIALAEAQLTDERLLTLIGPGGAGKTTLALELARRHAPAVFVELAPADAGGVWDAVATALGRGVRLSESTVGQAQGSRERALAALAGRPLLLVLDNAEHVVSDAAQVATDALRVAPALRLLATSREPLGVPGEAFVTVGSLPEGDAVALLAARIRAARGHAPDAGETEAVARIARRLDGLPLALELAGAKARVLSIAEIEDGLADRFALLDRGPRTAEPRHQTLRAVIDWSWSLLDDAQRDALLALAVFPDGISSADLAEVTAAFGLPETAIDDLVERSLVQRSRGRYRLLETVREYGLDALHRSGRLEDARGRQAAVMAQLALAQDRALRTPAARPAIAWFDANEENLAAATRFSVGHGELEVRLARAQLWIWQLRERFDLLTSVLNATATPADALASEADVVVAAMAMLMRTMLDPTTTHLSTQSVARIAAAAQRYDSELAAVLPVVLRGALRARQDRRGDEPWSTYLRLDESDLTDGPAWSRAFAAVMNAATAQNNGDIEGLGDASGRALDAFRHLGDAWGTALASQMRSEWLMLQGRLEESLRIADESTQALEGLTSVSDLLQQQALSVSILLRLGRESEARQRVDQMLARARADGSERAVAQAAATAAALELVRGDGAAALRELERAGSLEQQQALAGFPAQVAAWQESKRALALLLTGDAAGAADALRRAAPVAVRTGDQPIMSDVAVAFARWFLAADRLSDAAAALAEADRLRGRADLSDPIALPVRDAVSAAGRDAAASDPAELTALVDRLDGR; translated from the coding sequence GTGCGGCTCACCTACTTCGGCGGACCGGCGTGGGATGCCGGGCCTCTTCCGGCGCGCGGTCGCGGGCAGGAGAGCCTGCTGTTCCGTCTCGCGGTCGATGCGGGCGCCGCGGTGTCCGTGCGAGCACTGGCGGACGACCTCTGGCCGGTCGATGCACCCGACGATCCGCGCGCCGCGGTGCAGTCCCTCGTCTCGCGTCTGCGCCGCGCCCTCGGCTCGGCGACGATCGAGGCGGTGTCCGGCGGCTACCGTCTGACGCTCGGCCGGGAAGAGATCGACCTGACCCGCTTCCAGGACCTCGTGGCGGCGGCCCGCCGTGAGGATGACCCCGAACGAGCCGCGGCGCTGGCGCGCAACGCGCTCGATCTCTGGACGGCGGACCCCTGGGTGCCGGACGACTTCGACTGGGCGCGGCGCGATCTGCTCGAAGACCGCGCGCACGCGCAGCGGATCGCGGGTCCGCACGGCGCGCCCACGGTGGGGGCTGTGGACGACACACGCATTCCGGCAGCGTTGACGCCTCTGATCGGGCGAGCCGACGAGATCGCCCTCGCCGAGGCTCAGCTGACCGATGAGCGGCTGCTCACCCTGATCGGTCCCGGCGGTGCGGGAAAGACAACTCTCGCACTGGAGCTCGCCCGCCGTCACGCGCCCGCGGTGTTCGTCGAGCTGGCACCGGCCGACGCGGGGGGCGTGTGGGATGCCGTCGCCACCGCTCTCGGTCGCGGCGTCCGCCTTTCCGAGAGCACTGTCGGGCAGGCCCAGGGCTCCCGCGAGCGTGCCCTCGCCGCCCTCGCCGGCCGGCCCCTGCTGCTCGTGCTCGACAACGCCGAGCACGTCGTGAGCGACGCCGCCCAGGTGGCGACCGATGCTTTGCGGGTGGCACCGGCGCTGCGACTGCTGGCTACGAGCCGCGAACCGCTGGGCGTTCCTGGCGAGGCGTTCGTCACGGTGGGATCGCTGCCGGAGGGCGATGCCGTGGCCTTGCTGGCCGCGCGCATCCGCGCCGCCCGCGGGCACGCGCCGGACGCCGGCGAGACGGAGGCCGTCGCCCGCATCGCACGGCGCCTGGACGGTCTGCCGCTGGCACTCGAGCTCGCCGGGGCGAAGGCACGGGTGCTGTCGATCGCCGAGATCGAGGACGGCCTCGCGGATCGATTCGCGCTTCTGGACCGAGGACCGCGCACGGCGGAGCCGCGGCACCAGACACTGCGGGCTGTCATCGACTGGAGCTGGAGCCTGCTCGACGACGCGCAGCGGGACGCGCTGCTCGCGTTGGCCGTCTTCCCCGACGGCATCTCCTCCGCGGACCTGGCCGAGGTCACGGCGGCGTTCGGGCTTCCCGAGACGGCGATCGACGACCTCGTCGAGCGTTCACTCGTGCAGCGCTCCCGCGGCCGCTACCGCCTGCTGGAGACCGTGCGCGAGTACGGACTGGACGCGCTCCACCGATCGGGCAGGCTGGAGGACGCTCGCGGACGCCAGGCCGCCGTGATGGCGCAGCTCGCACTCGCGCAGGACCGGGCGCTGCGGACCCCGGCCGCCCGGCCGGCCATCGCCTGGTTCGACGCGAACGAGGAGAACCTCGCTGCCGCGACCCGCTTCTCCGTCGGTCACGGCGAACTCGAGGTGCGTCTGGCGCGGGCGCAGCTGTGGATCTGGCAGTTGCGCGAGCGGTTCGATCTGCTGACGTCCGTTCTGAACGCGACCGCGACCCCCGCCGACGCCCTCGCCAGCGAGGCGGATGTCGTGGTGGCGGCCATGGCGATGCTGATGCGCACGATGCTCGATCCGACGACCACGCACCTGTCCACGCAGAGCGTAGCGCGCATCGCCGCGGCCGCGCAGAGGTACGACTCGGAGCTCGCGGCCGTCCTCCCCGTCGTCCTGCGCGGGGCACTGCGCGCCCGCCAGGACCGGCGCGGAGACGAACCGTGGTCGACGTACCTGCGGCTGGATGAGAGCGATCTGACGGACGGCCCCGCCTGGAGCCGGGCGTTCGCTGCGGTCATGAACGCGGCCACCGCGCAGAACAACGGTGACATCGAGGGGCTCGGCGACGCCAGCGGCCGCGCGCTGGATGCCTTCCGGCACCTCGGCGATGCGTGGGGCACGGCTCTGGCCAGCCAGATGCGATCGGAGTGGCTCATGCTGCAGGGGCGCCTGGAGGAGTCGCTGCGCATCGCGGACGAGTCGACGCAGGCGCTCGAGGGTCTGACGTCGGTCAGCGATCTGCTGCAGCAGCAGGCGCTCTCCGTGTCGATCCTGCTCCGTCTCGGTCGCGAGAGCGAGGCCCGGCAGCGCGTCGACCAGATGCTCGCCCGCGCGCGGGCCGACGGCTCCGAACGAGCCGTCGCCCAGGCCGCCGCGACGGCAGCCGCGCTCGAGCTGGTGCGCGGCGACGGCGCCGCCGCCCTGCGCGAGCTGGAGCGTGCCGGCAGCCTCGAACAGCAGCAGGCACTGGCGGGCTTTCCCGCACAGGTCGCCGCGTGGCAGGAGAGCAAGCGCGCGCTCGCGCTGCTGCTCACCGGAGACGCGGCGGGGGCCGCGGACGCCCTGCGACGGGCCGCGCCGGTCGCCGTCCGCACGGGCGATCAACCGATCATGTCGGACGTCGCGGTCGCTTTCGCCCGCTGGTTCCTGGCCGCGGATCGCCTGAGCGATGCGGCGGCGGCACTCGCCGAGGCCGACCGGCTGCGGGGGCGCGCCGACCTCAGCGACCCGATCGCCCTGCCCGTGCGCGATGCGGTGAGCGCCGCCGGACGGGATGCCGCGGCATCCGATCCGGCGGAGCTCACCGCACTGGTCGATCGTCTGGACGGGCGCTAG